Genomic segment of Malus domestica chromosome 15, GDT2T_hap1:
TTGTAGCCACAAATGAATTTAGTGAAAATAGTTAGAAGTTTATGAATCAAGTATGAATAGTACATTTGCCAGAAAAGGGTCATGCAAGCTATTTCTAGCTACAAAATTCGTATATAGATACATACACATGTAAGCAATTACAGCCTTGGCTTTATTTTGAACATACAACAGATTACAGCCTTGGATTTTACAGCATGAGCTAAATCCACAATTCCAATTCACGATCATGTATATTTAGCAACGTTACAAAGATATTGACAAAGGCACAATTGCACAGTGCATACCGGAACCCTAGTAGTAAGCCAGAACAGTATATATGGTTTGAATGAAGGTCATGCCTAGGATCATAAGAGCAGCAGCAAATGACAAGATTGACCACGGATTGTTAAAATAATCACGCCTGAGAATTGTTTGCCATCTGTTCCACCGGTCCTGATAGAATGCATTCACATTCTTGGTGAGTTCTGCGTAAGAGAAATAGCCGGGAATAGTGTCATTGTAAAGCCTAGTGAAGAAACAGGCAATGTCCTCCTTGCTCAGTACTGTAGTTATAATTCCTTTCTGAATGAGAAAGTCTACATCTTTGCTAGAATTGATAAGGTTATCCAACACCACAGCGTAAGAGGTAATATTAGAAATCGAGATGCTTGGATTACACTGCTCGTAAGCGATGAGGTTTCTGAAGAGAGACTCTCCATTTTCTCGGATGTTTACTGGTGGAATTTCCATCACTCCGTTCTCGAAGGTTATATCAAGCATGTTGTCACCGgtgtttctgattttgaattGGACTCCAGCTTGTAGAAGTTCTGTTACAGAAGGAATTGGTTCCCAATAACTTTTAAACGTTAATTGTAATTGCGTATATGAGCCAAGTAAAGAGTGTCGTATGATGTGAAGTAAATGTTTACTTCCTGATTTTCCGTAAAGCTGTGTAGACTGTAAGAATGTGGAATTCCTGAAGAAGTTGAGAGCAAGATGAGACAGAGAATAGGCCGGTGGTTTGTCATTATTTTCCCTTGTGTGGTGGAATAAACAGTCAAGAACCTTCCAAGGAAGCTGGTTTTCGAGTAGAAACAAGTCATTTATAAGTGCCGAGTGCATCCATAACGTATAGAACACAGGATCATCTTTGTCACTAGGCACCACTCTCGCATACTTGCGAAAGAGTTCTATAATAAAGCAACCATCAACCACCATCATTTCTACAAACTTTTCACTACTCATATCAATTTTTTCACCATAGCAATCACGACAATGTTGTTCTATACTTCTAATTAGTTCCACAAGGTACTCCAACCTGGTCTCTGAAGTTGGTTTTCGATCAAGGAGGCAATATAGATACCATAGTTTAATTTCTTCCATGACTTGCAGGTTCTTTTGTCCATGGTGAAATGGCCCTATTGAAACTAAATTTGGAAGAAAAGCTTTTTCATTATGCCTGCGTAGTACACTGGGGATTCTAAATATGCAAGTACAAGCTGGTAAAGGAGGTTGCTTATGAAGCTTTCCTCGAATCGAGGATGCTATTAACTCCACTTCATGTCCATTTCCACTCGAGGTTTGCGCATTCGCATTATTTTCTGCAACCACATTTCCACCACGATGACTAATTAGCATCGTGTAGAGATCATTAACGTTCTCTACCACCATGAACTCCCTTCTAACTCCTAGTTAGATGGATTCTGCGTTTAATATAGGAAATATGGAAATTGTTACCACCGAATGTCAGGAGAAGTACAAAAATTGGAACAATATAAGATCAAACagctttaaatatatataatctttgtagcaggaaaaaaaaaaactaatctgATTAATGTCTGCATGTAACACTAGTTTGTTTCATACTACTCGCTAACAAATCATGCGTATAACTATTAAGATAAATCAGGTTTCTAATATATAATTAACTCATCAAGAGTATCCCACtatgaaaaaacaaatatttatcTTTCTCTTgttatttttacttatgatatcTAATGAACAATCTTTATTCTTGCAAACCCTACATGGAAAACCAAAATCTAATTATCACATTAATCCCCGAAAATTTTAGCATGAGATGATTGAATCACTACATGAGATTGATACATATGAAGAACAGTGGAGGATATTAATTTGGATTGAAATTCGTTTAACAATCTAATAATTTACAGTGATTTTCAATACACATGGTAAAGAGAATACACTTGTTTGcacgtttatatatatatataaaggtcaAGATAATAATGTTTTCTTACCTGGTTGTATAATTTGTTGGAGAACCTTATgagatgatcaaatttgatgCAACTCTCCAATTGCAGGCTCGCTCTTTTGCCTTGAAAAAAAATCACAGAAACAAGGAAATGTTGATCCCTTTTTTTAGGCCTATGAAAGACAATTAATtgaacaaaaaccaaaaaatccGAAAGAAAACGAAAGTGAAAGAAGCCCTGTGGGAAAGGCTTGGATAAAAATAGGCCAACGAGTACAAGCTAAACCACAATTATTGGGTCTACAAAACACAACACAAAAAATAACAGATTGGGCCAACAACAAAGAAACAGATCGGTAGACATTGGAGATTCGGATCTTCTACAATGCGAATTTGTATTTCATGGGGACGCGCTTGTAGCCGTTAGGTCAACGGACATTCTTCTCAGAAAATTGATTAAATGAGAATTCACACCGAAAATGCACATGTCGATTCATAAGTATAACAAGAAAGCATAAACAATCACAAGTTAAATGGATTCAACATTCTGCATGCAAGGCTCAAACTGTAATAAATTTTCTCAGAGTTCTTGTGGTAACTAAACAAATCAATTTTCTCAAAACTGACCATGTTAATTAAGAGGAGAACTCAAAATAAACACAATggtatatattaaaaattagCATGATGTATCAACAGGTACAATATTAACTTGAGAAATTTATAACTTAAAAGCTAAAGAGTGCTTAATTAGAAATTAGAAGTAGACGGGGATAATTTTATCGGCATTCTTTATCAATCTGAAGCACTAGCGGAGCCAAGGTGGGGGCAATGGGATTCCTTGACCCCAATAATCTTGTGGCCAAATTGTAGGCTCTTTTCGGCTAACAATAAAAggcgaaggaaaattgaaagGCCTAGGGCCTTTTCGGTGCCGACAGCcccaaacaagaagaagaagaaggagctgCTGCTctatttgttagccatcactcCATCAAAGTTGTCGTTGTTGTCAGAGCTTTAGAGTACATTGACTGTGGAGAATATACCGCCGTGAATCTACTGCCTGGCAACTTCCAGATCATTAGACTCGCGTTTTCAGCCTGCCTTGTCTAGGGCGTCGAATTGGCGGACACTCCATCGTCATCGCTCAAAGTACCTAGCGCCGATTAGTTTGTGGTTACAATTGAAGGAGTTGAAGTTGGTTCCAGATTCGCACATGCCATTCTAAGAGGTGGGCACGGGTCCGAATCCGGTGTCATCGAAGCTCTTGCTCTCGGGCCAGACATCGGTGTCCAGTACTCCGATGATGACATCATCAGTCGAGTCTGATTAGGGCATTGTCTCGGTGGTTTGGCCGAGTTTGAGGAACTCTGAGGTCCAAGTTGTATGGAGCTCGTACTTGAGTTCAGGAAGCATGGAGAGTACTCCGGGTTGTGAGCAACGCCGCTTACTTTGGCGTTAGCCTGGTGGAGAAGTCATGGATGGCACTTACTAGACACGAATTCTAGAGCGCAAGCCATGACAGTATACTCCTGACCCTATCGTTGTAAATTTCTGGCTCCGCCAATGATCTGAAGGCATGCTTCATGCATATTCGTATTTAGGCGATCCATTAAACTTTCCTCGGTTACACGAAACACGTCCTACAAGGACAACATCCATTAGATGTGCTTATAATACTACCCCTCATGCAATCATCTATAACGTTTTGCAGGGTAGGGCAGTGCTTGTGGCAGCGAGGTTTACTGTAGTTTGTTTGACTACTCAAATCTACTCCATATTAGTTTCTTGATCATTGGAGCTATGTACCTGATTGGCAAACCTCTGTAATTGTTTGTGAAGTTCAATGAAATACCACTCTATTGCTTCTgtaaaaaagaataaataaataacaaactGTACAATGTTAATAATGTATAACATTTGCATTCAAGGTCTAGTCAGTTGACCAAGATAATGTGTCCGGCCCATCCCCATTGTAGCTAAGTTTGAATCTCCTTGTAAATTAGGGCATTTTAGAAtattttgccaaaaaaaaaaaaagcatggaAACATTTATTTTGGTGTTAAAAGTCTTCTACCACTACAACCAAGATAGGATCCAATTTACTCTGCAAATGTTTATGTTGTTACTGAATAGAATAATCGAGTTGATAGAACAATTCTTGCAAAGTCACATGATTGTATTCCGACAAACAAGGAGGACAAT
This window contains:
- the LOC103400869 gene encoding UPF0481 protein At3g47200-like translates to MVVENVNDLYTMLISHRGGNVVAENNANAQTSSGNGHEVELIASSIRGKLHKQPPLPACTCIFRIPSVLRRHNEKAFLPNLVSIGPFHHGQKNLQVMEEIKLWYLYCLLDRKPTSETRLEYLVELIRSIEQHCRDCYGEKIDMSSEKFVEMMVVDGCFIIELFRKYARVVPSDKDDPVFYTLWMHSALINDLFLLENQLPWKVLDCLFHHTRENNDKPPAYSLSHLALNFFRNSTFLQSTQLYGKSGSKHLLHIIRHSLLGSYTQLQLTFKSYWEPIPSVTELLQAGVQFKIRNTGDNMLDITFENGVMEIPPVNIRENGESLFRNLIAYEQCNPSISISNITSYAVVLDNLINSSKDVDFLIQKGIITTVLSKEDIACFFTRLYNDTIPGYFSYAELTKNVNAFYQDRWNRWQTILRRDYFNNPWSILSFAAALMILGMTFIQTIYTVLAYY